From Bacteroidales bacterium WCE2004, a single genomic window includes:
- a CDS encoding Lrp/AsnC family transcriptional regulator, leucine-responsive regulatory protein, which translates to MSGLDNVDISILRILQEDAALTNKQIAARVHLSPTPVFERIKRLREQGYIKGYVAVLDTEKLDCAFIAFCYIKMKQHSFENAKRLMDAVQTMDEVGECYNISGDYDFLLKIYVSSMKEYQQFVLRILGELDCIGGLNSCFVMGEVKNTHAVPVR; encoded by the coding sequence ATGAGCGGACTGGACAACGTGGACATTTCCATCCTGCGGATCCTCCAGGAGGACGCCGCCCTGACCAACAAACAGATCGCCGCGCGCGTGCACCTTTCACCCACGCCCGTGTTCGAGCGCATCAAGCGCCTGCGCGAGCAGGGCTACATCAAGGGCTACGTGGCCGTCCTGGACACGGAGAAACTGGACTGCGCCTTCATCGCGTTCTGCTACATCAAGATGAAGCAGCATTCCTTCGAGAACGCGAAGCGCCTGATGGACGCCGTGCAGACCATGGACGAGGTGGGCGAATGCTACAACATCTCGGGCGACTACGACTTCCTGCTCAAGATCTACGTGTCCAGCATGAAGGAATACCAGCAGTTCGTGCTGCGGATTCTCGGCGAGCTGGACTGCATCGGCGGGCTCAACAGCTGCTTCGTGATGGGCGAGGTCAAGAACACCCACGCCGTCCCGGTGCGCTGA
- a CDS encoding 5,10-methylenetetrahydrofolate reductase (NAD(P)): protein MKPFPSLEIIPPLKGITKTELLDSIRPLMEFSPRFINVTCHRDEYEFRQEPDGGYTRHLLRKRISQTAVCAAVQAAFPDVEVVPHLICGGATADQIESQLQDFKFMGIRNILVLRGDALPGEKRFAPEPGGYGHADELVAAIRRFEAAQGGGRIFTLGVGGYPEKHFESPNLETDIKYLKQKVDAGADQIITQMFFDNAVFYDFVKRCREAGITVPIVPGIKPLSSARQVDLLPESFSIDIPVELTAEVAAHPKDAYSIGEAWCKAQCRDLLAHGVEEIHFYTMGRSENIINVLKDCF from the coding sequence ATGAAGCCGTTCCCCTCGTTAGAGATCATTCCCCCGCTCAAGGGGATCACCAAGACCGAGCTCCTCGACAGCATCCGCCCGTTGATGGAGTTCAGCCCCCGCTTTATCAACGTCACCTGCCACCGCGACGAATACGAGTTCCGGCAGGAGCCGGACGGCGGCTACACGCGGCACCTGCTGCGCAAGCGCATCAGCCAGACCGCCGTCTGCGCCGCCGTGCAGGCCGCCTTTCCCGACGTGGAGGTGGTCCCGCACCTGATCTGCGGCGGGGCGACCGCCGACCAGATCGAGTCGCAGCTGCAGGACTTCAAGTTCATGGGCATCCGCAACATCCTCGTGCTGCGGGGCGACGCGCTGCCGGGCGAGAAGCGTTTCGCGCCCGAGCCCGGCGGCTACGGCCACGCCGACGAGCTGGTCGCCGCCATCCGCCGCTTCGAGGCGGCACAGGGCGGCGGCCGCATCTTTACGCTCGGCGTGGGCGGCTATCCCGAGAAGCATTTCGAGTCTCCCAACCTGGAGACGGACATCAAATATCTCAAGCAGAAAGTCGACGCCGGCGCCGACCAGATCATCACCCAGATGTTCTTCGACAACGCCGTCTTCTATGATTTCGTGAAGCGCTGCCGCGAGGCGGGCATCACCGTCCCGATCGTTCCGGGCATCAAGCCCCTCTCCAGCGCACGCCAGGTGGACCTGCTGCCGGAGAGCTTCTCCATCGACATCCCCGTCGAACTCACCGCGGAGGTCGCCGCCCACCCGAAGGACGCCTACAGCATCGGCGAGGCGTGGTGCAAGGCGCAGTGCCGCGACCTGCTCGCCCACGGCGTAGAAGAAATCCACTTCTACACGATGGGGCGCAGCGAGAACATCATCAACGTCCTCAAAGACTGCTTCTGA
- a CDS encoding methionine synthase (B12-dependent), with protein sequence MEGLEQALAGRILILDGAMGTMLQRYGLSGNSEAFNLSKPETIRDIHRAYIEAGADIISTNTFSANAISQAEYGSAAQAREFARAGAQLARAEADAAGRPVWVAGSMGPTGKSLTLAQDLSDPTFRPYSFDQMAQAYAEQIRGLLEGGVDALLLETCFDALNAKAAIYAISGIPEAAALPLLISVSASDRSGRTLTGQTLEAFYRSVQHARPLSFGLNCSLGAEELAPLVADVASWAGCAVSCHPNAGLPNEMGAYDETPEQTAAALRRMAQDGLVNIAGGCCGTTPEHIRAIAEALRGIAPRPRPERDERLSVSGLESVTLDMRNSRFTNIGERTNVAGSRKFAKLIAAGDYDTALQIAAGQIENGASIIDVNMDDAMLDSTAEMERFLRQIAGDPAVARAALMIDSSHWETLLAGLKNAQGRCIVNSISLKEGEETFLAKAREIHRLGAAVVVMAFDEEGQATTYDRKTAICGRAFRLLTEQAGFDPWEIVFDVNVLSVGTGIAEHARYGVDFIEAVRWVKQNLPGALTSGGISNLSFAFRGNNTVREAMHAVFLYHAIAAGLDMGIVNPGMLRIYDEIEPELLRCTEDVILDRDPEATERLIALASELAAAAAAEKESGSAASSVILSGREESVPLEERLARALVSGGSPQLKEDLLACLQEKGRAVDVIEGPLMAGMARVGELFGAGKMFLPQVVKSAKVMRDAVDILQPYMGEEGEGSAKPRFLLATVKGDVHDIGKNITGIVLRCNGFEVTDLGVMVPKETILEQAAAIGADLIGVSGLITPSLFQMEELCREMAARGLSTPLLIGGATTSALHTAVKLAPLYGHVFYAPDASASAVLAGRLMSDRAQAEADEHRKQDEIRALYEKKENAAEAHSASSCHSERSEESAAFPADTYLRGKTFADIPCRELSIAEVLPYFDWKLFYAIWGVRSFDSNESAVQLNADAVGRLDALKREGGCRIRIAARFDACRAEGDEIVARAADGGEAWRLPMLRQAGDEGRSLADFVAPQAYGFDSPAGMFAISVHRCAVHADQRSAMTGDGSPDTPSVANGSESAGPQYRPGDHPAGCNCAACAMDYASLLDRSLRLTLAEAASGWLDAGLEKQLPQGSPARIVKPAAGYASCPDHSLKRDILALLPDGAGLDIRLTESCAMIPDASICGLVFAHPAASYPEIRRLGPAVLDAYAARRGFSPDEQRQFLGHLR encoded by the coding sequence ATGGAAGGGCTGGAGCAAGCGCTGGCCGGCAGGATCCTGATCCTGGACGGAGCGATGGGCACGATGCTCCAGCGCTACGGCCTGTCGGGCAACAGCGAAGCCTTCAACCTGTCCAAGCCGGAGACCATCCGGGACATCCACCGCGCCTACATCGAAGCCGGCGCGGACATCATCTCGACCAACACCTTCAGCGCCAACGCCATCTCGCAGGCAGAATACGGCAGCGCCGCGCAGGCGCGCGAATTCGCGCGGGCGGGCGCCCAGCTGGCCCGCGCGGAGGCCGACGCCGCCGGCCGGCCCGTCTGGGTGGCCGGCTCGATGGGTCCCACCGGCAAGTCCCTCACCCTCGCGCAGGACCTCTCCGACCCCACCTTCCGGCCTTATTCGTTCGACCAGATGGCCCAGGCCTACGCCGAACAGATCCGCGGCCTGCTGGAAGGCGGCGTGGACGCGCTGCTGCTGGAGACCTGCTTCGACGCGCTCAACGCCAAGGCCGCCATCTACGCCATCAGCGGCATCCCGGAAGCCGCAGCGCTCCCACTGCTGATCTCCGTGTCGGCCAGCGACCGCAGCGGGCGCACGCTAACCGGGCAGACGCTGGAAGCGTTCTACCGGTCGGTGCAGCACGCCCGGCCGCTCAGCTTCGGGCTCAACTGCTCGCTGGGCGCCGAAGAACTGGCGCCGCTCGTCGCGGACGTGGCCTCCTGGGCCGGCTGCGCCGTCAGCTGCCACCCCAACGCCGGCCTGCCCAACGAGATGGGCGCCTACGACGAGACGCCCGAACAGACGGCCGCCGCCCTCCGGCGGATGGCGCAGGACGGGCTTGTCAACATCGCCGGCGGCTGCTGCGGCACCACGCCGGAGCACATCCGCGCCATCGCGGAGGCCCTGCGCGGTATCGCGCCGCGGCCGCGCCCGGAGCGGGACGAGCGCCTGTCCGTGAGCGGACTGGAGTCCGTCACGCTGGACATGCGCAACAGCCGCTTCACCAACATCGGCGAGCGCACCAACGTGGCCGGTTCCCGCAAATTCGCCAAACTCATCGCCGCAGGCGATTACGATACGGCCCTGCAGATCGCTGCCGGGCAGATCGAGAACGGCGCGTCCATCATCGACGTCAACATGGACGACGCGATGCTGGACAGCACCGCCGAGATGGAGCGCTTCCTGCGCCAGATCGCGGGCGACCCCGCCGTGGCGCGCGCCGCCCTGATGATCGACTCGTCCCACTGGGAGACGCTCCTGGCGGGCCTCAAGAACGCCCAGGGGCGCTGCATCGTCAATTCCATCTCCCTGAAAGAGGGCGAGGAGACCTTCCTCGCCAAGGCGCGGGAGATCCACCGCCTGGGCGCAGCCGTGGTCGTAATGGCCTTCGACGAAGAGGGCCAGGCCACGACCTACGACCGCAAGACCGCCATCTGCGGGCGGGCGTTCCGGCTGCTCACGGAGCAGGCCGGTTTCGATCCCTGGGAGATTGTCTTCGACGTCAATGTCCTGTCCGTCGGCACCGGCATCGCCGAGCACGCCCGCTACGGCGTGGACTTCATCGAGGCCGTCCGCTGGGTCAAGCAGAACCTGCCGGGCGCACTGACCTCCGGCGGCATCTCCAACCTCTCCTTCGCCTTCCGCGGCAACAACACGGTCCGCGAGGCGATGCACGCCGTCTTCCTCTACCACGCCATCGCGGCCGGCCTGGACATGGGCATCGTCAATCCCGGGATGCTCCGCATCTACGATGAGATCGAGCCGGAGCTGCTGCGCTGCACGGAAGACGTCATCCTGGACCGCGACCCCGAAGCGACCGAGCGCCTGATCGCGCTGGCTTCAGAGCTTGCCGCCGCGGCCGCGGCGGAAAAGGAAAGCGGGTCCGCTGCCTCTTCTGTCATTCTGAGCGGCCGCGAAGAATCTGTCCCCCTCGAGGAGCGCCTCGCCCGCGCCCTCGTCTCGGGCGGCTCCCCGCAGCTCAAGGAAGACCTGCTGGCGTGCCTGCAGGAGAAGGGCCGCGCGGTGGACGTCATCGAAGGGCCGCTGATGGCCGGCATGGCGCGCGTCGGCGAGCTCTTCGGCGCCGGCAAGATGTTCCTCCCGCAGGTCGTCAAGTCCGCCAAGGTGATGCGTGATGCCGTGGACATCCTCCAGCCCTATATGGGGGAGGAGGGCGAAGGCAGCGCCAAACCCCGTTTCCTGCTGGCCACGGTCAAGGGCGACGTCCACGACATCGGCAAGAACATCACCGGCATCGTGTTGCGCTGCAACGGATTCGAGGTCACCGACCTCGGCGTGATGGTCCCCAAGGAGACCATCCTGGAGCAGGCGGCCGCCATCGGTGCCGACCTGATCGGCGTGAGCGGGCTCATCACCCCGTCGCTCTTCCAGATGGAAGAGCTCTGCCGGGAGATGGCCGCCCGCGGGCTCTCGACGCCGCTGCTCATCGGCGGCGCCACCACCTCCGCGCTCCACACCGCCGTCAAGCTCGCGCCGCTCTACGGGCACGTATTCTACGCGCCGGATGCGTCCGCGAGCGCCGTGCTGGCCGGGCGGCTGATGTCCGACCGCGCGCAGGCGGAAGCGGACGAGCACCGCAAGCAGGACGAGATCCGGGCACTCTACGAGAAGAAGGAGAATGCAGCCGAGGCCCATTCCGCTTCTTCCTGTCATTCTGAGCGCAGCGAAGAATCTGCCGCCTTCCCGGCCGACACCTACCTGCGCGGCAAGACCTTCGCCGACATTCCCTGCCGGGAGCTGTCGATCGCCGAGGTCCTTCCCTATTTCGACTGGAAACTGTTCTACGCCATCTGGGGCGTGCGCTCGTTCGATTCCAACGAGAGCGCCGTCCAGCTGAACGCCGACGCCGTCGGGCGGCTGGACGCGCTGAAGCGCGAAGGCGGCTGCCGCATCCGCATCGCGGCGCGCTTCGACGCCTGCCGCGCCGAGGGCGACGAGATCGTCGCCCGGGCGGCGGACGGCGGCGAGGCCTGGCGCCTGCCGATGCTCCGCCAGGCCGGCGACGAAGGCCGTTCGCTGGCCGACTTCGTGGCCCCGCAGGCCTACGGTTTCGATTCCCCCGCAGGCATGTTCGCGATTAGCGTGCACCGCTGTGCGGTGCACGCTGATCAACGCTCCGCTATGACGGGGGACGGTTCCCCCGACACCCCCTCGGTCGCCAACGGCTCCGAATCCGCGGGACCGCAATACCGTCCGGGAGACCACCCGGCGGGCTGCAACTGCGCGGCCTGCGCGATGGACTATGCGTCCCTGCTGGACCGCAGCCTGCGCCTCACGCTCGCCGAAGCCGCCTCCGGCTGGCTTGACGCCGGACTCGAGAAACAGCTCCCGCAAGGCTCGCCCGCACGCATCGTCAAGCCCGCGGCCGGCTACGCCTCCTGCCCGGACCACAGCCTCAAGCGCGACATCCTCGCCCTGCTGCCCGACGGCGCCGGGCTGGACATCCGCCTGACGGAGTCCTGCGCGATGATCCCCGACGCCTCCATCTGCGGGCTCGTCTTCGCGCACCCCGCAGCCTCCTACCCCGAGATCCGCCGCCTCGGCCCCGCCGTCCTCGACGCCTACGCCGCCCGCCGCGGCTTCTCCCCCGACGAGCAGCGCCAGTTCCTCGGCCACCTTCGCTGA
- a CDS encoding exodeoxyribonuclease-3 → MKFISWNVNGLRAVAGKGFSEIFEAQDADFFCLQETKLQAGQLDLEFLGYQSYWNYADKKGYSGTAIYTRHTPLSVSNGIGVDEHDHEGRVITLEMPDFYLVDVYTPNSQDGLRRLDYRMQWEDAFRAYVSGLAARKGVVICGDMNVAHEEIDLKNPATNHFNAGFSDEERAKMGELLAAGFRDSWRDAHPGEAKYSWWSYRMAARERNVGWRIDYFLVSEGLAPRIAGTDIHNEIFGSDHCPVELVLQD, encoded by the coding sequence ATGAAATTCATTAGTTGGAATGTAAACGGCCTCCGCGCTGTTGCGGGCAAGGGCTTTTCCGAGATCTTCGAGGCGCAGGACGCCGACTTCTTCTGCCTGCAGGAGACCAAGCTGCAGGCCGGCCAGCTCGACCTCGAATTCCTGGGCTACCAGTCCTACTGGAACTACGCCGACAAGAAGGGCTATTCCGGCACCGCCATCTACACGCGCCACACGCCCCTGTCCGTGTCCAACGGCATCGGGGTGGACGAACACGACCACGAGGGCCGCGTGATCACCCTCGAGATGCCGGACTTCTACCTGGTCGACGTCTACACGCCCAATTCGCAGGACGGCCTGCGGCGCCTGGACTACCGGATGCAGTGGGAGGACGCGTTCCGCGCCTATGTGAGCGGCCTGGCGGCGCGCAAGGGCGTCGTGATCTGTGGCGACATGAACGTCGCCCACGAGGAGATCGACCTCAAGAATCCCGCCACCAACCATTTCAACGCCGGCTTCTCCGACGAGGAGCGCGCCAAGATGGGCGAGCTGCTTGCCGCGGGTTTCCGCGACAGCTGGCGCGACGCCCATCCGGGCGAAGCCAAGTATTCCTGGTGGTCCTACCGGATGGCCGCCCGCGAGCGGAACGTCGGGTGGCGCATCGACTATTTCCTCGTCTCCGAGGGACTGGCCCCGCGCATCGCGGGCACGGACATCCACAACGAGATCTTCGGCTCCGACCATTGCCCGGTGGAGCTGGTGCTGCAAGATTAG
- a CDS encoding cysteinyl-tRNA synthetase: MREFFITNTLTRRKELFVPVHPGHVGMYVCGPTVYGDAHLGHARPGVTYDVLSKFLRHLGYKVRYVRNITDVGHLEHDADEGEDKIAKKARLEQLEPMEVVQAYTLRYHEAMRQLNVAPPSIEPRASGHIIEQIEAVKKILEAGYAYESNGSIYFDVEKYNRDFHYGVLSGRNLNDTLEGTRSLDGQGDKRAPYDFALWKKAEPEHIMRWPSPWGEGFPGWHLECSVMGEKYLGREFDIHGGGMDLMFPHHECEIAQNQASRGTQGVHYWVHNNMITIGGQKMGKSLGNFITLPQLFAGDHPKLVQAYSPMTVRFFILQAHYRGTLDFSNEALQAAEKGLKRLMQAAKDLYAMAGRKAPQYVYGEEPVHIAPDACAADSAEIKAVWEGIYDALCDDMNTPVALAHISEAVRLINSAKAGQVKLSKADLDTLVQLFDDIVFGVLGLKDEEAAGGAGEVIDGLMQMVLEQRAAAKAAKDWATSDHIRDALKALGIQVKDTKDGAEWTLE, translated from the coding sequence ATGAGAGAATTCTTCATCACCAATACCCTCACCCGCAGGAAAGAGCTGTTCGTCCCCGTCCACCCCGGCCACGTAGGCATGTATGTCTGCGGCCCGACCGTGTACGGCGACGCCCACCTGGGCCATGCCCGCCCGGGCGTCACCTACGACGTCCTGAGCAAGTTCCTGCGCCACCTCGGCTACAAGGTGCGCTACGTCCGCAACATCACGGACGTGGGACACCTCGAGCACGACGCCGACGAGGGCGAGGACAAGATCGCCAAGAAGGCCCGCCTGGAGCAGCTGGAGCCGATGGAGGTCGTGCAGGCCTACACCCTGCGCTACCACGAGGCGATGCGCCAGCTCAACGTGGCGCCGCCCTCCATCGAGCCGCGCGCCTCGGGGCACATCATCGAGCAGATCGAGGCGGTGAAGAAGATCCTCGAGGCGGGCTACGCCTACGAGAGCAACGGCAGCATCTATTTCGACGTCGAGAAATACAACCGCGACTTCCACTACGGCGTCCTGTCCGGGCGCAACCTCAACGACACCCTCGAGGGCACCCGCAGCCTGGACGGCCAGGGCGACAAGCGCGCTCCCTACGACTTCGCCCTCTGGAAGAAGGCGGAGCCGGAGCACATCATGCGCTGGCCTTCCCCGTGGGGCGAAGGTTTCCCGGGCTGGCACCTCGAGTGCTCCGTGATGGGCGAGAAATACCTCGGCCGCGAATTCGACATCCACGGCGGCGGCATGGACCTGATGTTCCCGCACCATGAGTGCGAGATCGCCCAGAACCAGGCTTCCCGCGGCACGCAGGGCGTGCATTACTGGGTGCACAACAACATGATCACCATCGGCGGCCAGAAGATGGGCAAGTCGCTGGGCAACTTCATCACCCTGCCGCAGCTCTTCGCGGGTGACCATCCGAAGCTCGTGCAGGCCTACAGCCCGATGACCGTGCGCTTCTTCATCCTCCAGGCCCACTACCGCGGCACGCTCGACTTCTCCAACGAAGCCCTGCAGGCCGCCGAGAAGGGTCTCAAGCGCCTGATGCAGGCCGCCAAGGACCTCTACGCCATGGCCGGCCGCAAGGCCCCGCAGTATGTCTACGGCGAGGAGCCCGTCCACATCGCGCCCGACGCCTGCGCGGCCGACAGCGCCGAGATCAAGGCCGTCTGGGAGGGCATCTACGACGCCCTCTGCGACGACATGAACACCCCGGTCGCCCTCGCGCACATCTCCGAGGCCGTCCGGCTCATCAACTCCGCCAAGGCGGGCCAGGTCAAGCTCTCCAAAGCCGACCTCGACACACTCGTGCAGCTCTTCGACGACATCGTCTTCGGCGTGCTCGGCCTCAAGGACGAGGAAGCCGCGGGCGGCGCCGGCGAGGTCATCGACGGCCTGATGCAGATGGTCCTCGAGCAGCGCGCCGCCGCCAAGGCCGCCAAGGACTGGGCCACCTCCGACCACATCCGCGATGCACTCAAAGCCCTTGGCATCCAGGTCAAGGATACCAAGGACGGTGCTGAATGGACGCTGGAATAA
- a CDS encoding RNA polymerase sigma-70 factor, ECF subfamily (manually curated): MTEREFETMIREHKGTIYTVCYMFSNDPDEVADLFQETLINLWKGSGTFRGESAVGSWIWKVTLNTCISSDRKKKRGPQTGPLSMDIDLFEDQDADTRQIGLLRSRISKLGPFDRALVLLWLENLSYEEIGQIVGISPKNVSVRLVRIKEQLKKMQ; the protein is encoded by the coding sequence ATGACAGAACGTGAATTCGAAACGATGATCCGGGAGCATAAGGGGACGATCTACACCGTCTGCTACATGTTCTCGAACGACCCGGACGAGGTGGCCGACCTCTTCCAGGAGACACTGATCAACCTCTGGAAGGGCTCCGGAACCTTCCGGGGCGAGAGTGCGGTGGGCTCCTGGATCTGGAAGGTGACGCTCAATACCTGCATCTCTTCCGACAGGAAGAAGAAACGCGGGCCGCAGACCGGGCCGCTGTCGATGGACATCGACCTGTTCGAGGACCAGGATGCCGACACCCGTCAGATCGGCCTGCTGCGCAGCCGCATCAGCAAACTGGGTCCCTTCGACCGCGCCCTCGTCCTGCTCTGGCTGGAAAACCTCAGCTACGAGGAGATCGGCCAGATTGTCGGCATCTCGCCGAAGAACGTCTCTGTCCGCCTGGTCCGAATCAAAGAACAACTCAAAAAGATGCAGTAA
- a CDS encoding REP element-mobilizing transposase RayT produces the protein MGKPHFYHYATEGLKDDILFGSVAEFIAGMNRIAVCLCRLGPAHPVQVICFVLMDNHVHFILYGLEEDCDLFMSTYKNATERWLTHHPETNHPGKSWRIGHWLIGDKDRLRTTIAYIHRNPTAAGMAVSPAGYRWSSASLLFSDFDWIRGYGEPVSSLSGKARIRLLCSKTEIPNNWIFLPDGLIWPGEYVNYKLMENQFDSVQDYNYCLNKRIEEEMNLEMRKALVSLPDGEILNRARAMAERLFKESRITCLNVSQRLSLAIHLRKETGTTAKQIARIVRLPLSDIEPILNPKKG, from the coding sequence ATGGGAAAACCGCATTTCTACCACTATGCCACCGAGGGCCTGAAGGACGATATCCTCTTCGGCTCCGTCGCCGAGTTCATCGCCGGGATGAACCGGATCGCCGTCTGCCTGTGCCGCCTGGGCCCGGCCCACCCCGTGCAGGTCATCTGCTTCGTACTGATGGACAACCATGTCCACTTCATCCTGTATGGTCTGGAAGAAGACTGTGACTTGTTTATGAGCACCTACAAGAACGCTACGGAACGATGGTTGACACATCACCCCGAAACGAACCACCCAGGAAAGAGCTGGAGGATCGGCCATTGGCTTATCGGGGACAAGGATCGGCTTCGCACGACGATTGCCTATATCCATCGGAATCCCACTGCGGCCGGAATGGCCGTTTCCCCAGCCGGGTATCGTTGGAGCTCCGCTTCTTTATTGTTTTCAGACTTCGATTGGATCCGGGGTTATGGCGAGCCTGTCAGTTCTCTCTCCGGCAAGGCAAGGATTCGCCTGCTCTGCAGTAAGACGGAGATCCCCAACAATTGGATCTTTCTCCCCGACGGGCTGATATGGCCCGGGGAATACGTGAATTACAAATTGATGGAGAATCAATTTGATTCGGTACAAGACTACAACTACTGCTTGAACAAAAGGATAGAGGAAGAAATGAATCTGGAAATGCGGAAGGCACTCGTATCTCTCCCCGATGGAGAAATCCTGAACCGGGCCAGAGCAATGGCGGAACGGCTCTTCAAGGAAAGCCGGATTACATGTCTGAATGTATCTCAACGCCTCTCGCTGGCGATTCACTTGCGAAAGGAAACAGGCACGACAGCCAAACAGATTGCCCGTATCGTCCGTTTGCCTCTATCCGATATCGAGCCGATCTTAAACCCGAAGAAAGGTTGA
- a CDS encoding XTP/dITP diphosphohydrolase, with amino-acid sequence MKIVFATANAGKLREAAEVLGPDFEIVSLAQAGITEDIPETGSTLQENSLQKAQYLFERTGLPCFADDTGLEVEALGGAPGIYSARYAGPGHDHQANMDKLLKELGDRGDRRARFRTVVTLILADGQPRFFEGACEGSIAREKRGTGGFGYDPVFLPDAYPGRTLAEVSEEEKNAVSHRGQAIRAMAAWLKSR; translated from the coding sequence ATGAAGATCGTATTCGCCACCGCCAACGCCGGCAAACTCCGCGAAGCCGCGGAGGTCCTCGGCCCGGATTTCGAAATCGTTTCGCTCGCGCAGGCGGGCATCACCGAAGACATCCCCGAGACGGGGAGCACCCTGCAGGAGAACTCCCTGCAGAAGGCGCAGTATCTCTTCGAACGCACCGGGCTCCCTTGTTTCGCCGACGACACGGGCCTGGAGGTGGAGGCCCTGGGCGGCGCGCCCGGCATCTATTCTGCGCGCTACGCCGGTCCCGGCCACGATCATCAGGCGAACATGGACAAGCTCCTGAAGGAGCTTGGCGACCGCGGCGACCGCCGGGCGCGGTTCCGCACGGTCGTCACGCTGATCCTGGCGGATGGGCAGCCCCGCTTCTTCGAGGGCGCCTGCGAGGGCAGCATCGCCCGCGAAAAGCGCGGAACCGGCGGCTTCGGCTACGACCCTGTCTTCCTGCCCGACGCCTACCCGGGCCGCACCCTCGCCGAAGTCTCGGAAGAGGAGAAGAACGCCGTCTCCCACCGCGGCCAGGCCATCCGCGCCATGGCCGCCTGGCTCAAATCCCGCTGA
- a CDS encoding geranylgeranyl diphosphate synthase, type II: MLKETEINALVKQIFDEISFTQEPAGLYDPLRYMIEIGGKRIRPRLCLTTYSFFSDTFDESIFSPAAALEVFHSFTLMHDDIMDRSPLRRGVPTVWKKWNEDTAILSGDVMLIDAYRRVSQAPRASLPRVMPLFSRTAAQVCAGQQYDMEFESRPEIPMTDYNMMIGLKTAVLLACSAAMGAIIGGASEQESDALYQYGYELGMAFQVADDYLDAFGDEKVFGKPIGGDIVNGKKSWLTVRTLEKTADKAAFLGAFALPADTPEQKAAKIAAVKDIYLQDGVDADAKAEIVRFTDRALEAVAGVGFGPVKLEVLRRFAEKLVGRAC; this comes from the coding sequence ATGCTCAAAGAAACAGAAATCAACGCGCTCGTCAAGCAGATCTTCGACGAGATCAGCTTCACGCAGGAGCCGGCGGGCCTGTACGACCCGCTCCGGTATATGATCGAGATCGGCGGCAAGCGCATCCGCCCGCGGCTCTGCCTGACCACCTATTCCTTCTTCTCCGACACCTTCGACGAGAGCATCTTCTCGCCGGCGGCTGCCCTGGAGGTCTTCCATTCCTTCACCCTGATGCACGACGACATCATGGACCGCTCCCCGCTGCGCCGCGGCGTGCCGACGGTCTGGAAGAAGTGGAACGAAGACACGGCCATCCTGTCGGGCGACGTGATGCTGATCGACGCCTACCGGCGCGTCAGCCAGGCGCCGCGCGCTTCGCTGCCGCGCGTGATGCCGCTGTTCTCCCGCACGGCCGCCCAGGTCTGTGCCGGACAGCAGTACGACATGGAATTCGAGTCCCGTCCGGAGATCCCGATGACGGACTACAATATGATGATCGGCCTCAAGACGGCGGTCCTGCTGGCCTGCTCGGCCGCGATGGGCGCCATCATCGGCGGCGCCTCCGAGCAGGAGAGCGACGCCCTCTACCAGTATGGCTACGAACTCGGCATGGCCTTCCAGGTGGCCGACGACTATCTCGACGCCTTCGGCGACGAGAAGGTCTTCGGCAAACCGATCGGCGGCGACATCGTCAACGGCAAGAAGAGCTGGCTGACGGTCCGCACGCTGGAGAAGACCGCCGACAAGGCCGCCTTCCTGGGCGCCTTCGCGCTGCCGGCGGACACGCCGGAGCAGAAGGCCGCCAAGATCGCGGCCGTCAAGGATATTTACCTGCAGGACGGCGTGGACGCCGACGCCAAGGCCGAGATCGTCCGCTTCACCGACCGCGCCCTCGAGGCCGTGGCCGGCGTGGGCTTCGGCCCGGTCAAGCTCGAAGTCCTGCGCCGCTTCGCGGAAAAACTGGTCGGCCGGGCCTGCTAG